The genomic interval TTTGCTGAACAGATGAAACAACAGGGTATTGACCTGATTGACTGTAGCTCGGGTGGCGTTGTACCAGCTTCTATCAAACCGTATCCGGGTTATCAAGTGAAGCGGTGTGAAACCATCAAACAAAATGCAGCCATTGCCACTGGTGCTGTTGGACTGATAACGTCAGGGCTGCAAGCGGAAGAAATCTTACAAAATAACCGGGCAGATCTTGTGTTTATCGGCCGCGCGCTGTTGAGGAATCCGTATTGGCCGAAAGTAGCAGCTGATGAACTAGGTGATCAATTAGACGCACCGAAACAATATGAGCGAGGTTGGCGATAATATGGAACTCGTCTTTCTTGGCACCGGTTCAGGTGTGCCATCCAAAGAGCGGAATGTATCCGCCATAGCACTTAAACTACTGCAAGAACAAAACAGCATCTGGTTGTTTGACTGCGGGGAAGCAACCCAGCACCAAATTTTACGTACGAACATCAAACCACGTAAAATCACAAAAATCTTCATTACGCATATGCATGGAGATCATATTTTTGGATTACCGGGGTTATTAAGTAGCCGTTCTTTTCAGGGAGGAGAAGACCGTTTAACCGTCTATGGGCCTGAAGGAATTAAAAACTATATTGAAACAAGCATGGCAGTAAGCGGAACGACACTCACCTATCCCCTTTCCATCGTGGAATTCAAGGAGGGACAACTGTTGGATGATGACCAGTTTATGGTCACATGCAAACAGCTCGATCACGGTATTCCAAGCTTTGGCTTTCGAATAATCGAAAAAGACCGCCCAGGCAGACTGCTCGTTGACAAATTGAAGAAAGATGGGGTTGAGCCGGGACCGGTCTATCAGCAAATTAAGGAAAATGAAACTGTCCAATTATCGGATGGTCGCGTCATTCACCGCAGACAGTACATTGGCCCGGATAAACAAGGACGAGTCATTACCATTCTTGGTGATACACGGGCAACAGAAGCAGCGCGTCCACTCGCTGAAAATGCCGATGTATTGGTGCATGAGGCTACCTTTGGCACGGATCGGGCGGCACTCGCGACAGATTACTTCCATTCAACAACACAGCAGGCAGCAACATTAGCCAGAGACAGTGGTGCAAAGAAACTAGTGCTAACCCATATTTCATCGCGCTATCAGGATGGTGATGATGCCCAACTGGCTGATGAAGCCAAAGCGATTTTTTCTGAGACCGAGCTTGCCTATGACTTTTACCAGACTATTATTGAAAGTAAATAGCGCAAAAACGGGTATACCATTCCGAAAGCCGTGATGATAGGAAAAGAGCGTTCCTCGTATTGAAACGAAGACCGCTCTTTTTTGATAGTAGTATTCAGCAATAACACGAGGCGAAACAAATTTTAGTAGTTCAATTTTATTATTTCCTTACGCGTTATATCGGTATGGCTTCGACACACGTGGAAAACGCTATTCGTTTGCTGCTTCCTGTACAATTGCTGTGACGAGTTCTGTGATTTTTACCAGCTCCTCTACTGGAATCCGTTCATTGGTTGTATGGATGTCCTCATAACCGACAGCCAAGTTGACGGTAGGAATGCCTAAACCCGAAATAACGTTCGCATCACTTCCGCCACCG from Lentibacillus cibarius carries:
- the rnz gene encoding ribonuclease Z, coding for MELVFLGTGSGVPSKERNVSAIALKLLQEQNSIWLFDCGEATQHQILRTNIKPRKITKIFITHMHGDHIFGLPGLLSSRSFQGGEDRLTVYGPEGIKNYIETSMAVSGTTLTYPLSIVEFKEGQLLDDDQFMVTCKQLDHGIPSFGFRIIEKDRPGRLLVDKLKKDGVEPGPVYQQIKENETVQLSDGRVIHRRQYIGPDKQGRVITILGDTRATEAARPLAENADVLVHEATFGTDRAALATDYFHSTTQQAATLARDSGAKKLVLTHISSRYQDGDDAQLADEAKAIFSETELAYDFYQTIIESK